DNA from Terriglobus tenax:
GAACTGCGGCTGCAGAGGGGTGTAGCCAAGCTTGTCGGCCAGGGGCTTGTCCATGCAGGCGGCGAAGTAGTCGCCGTACTTCTTCTGGAGCGGAGTCTTCGGGGCTTCGGCCGCGGCTTTCAGCTGCTGGTAGAGCAGGTAATTGTTGCGCTCGGCGAGCTCGTTGAAGCGGCCCCAGCGGGTCTGATCATTCGGAATGGGATTGTTCTTCTTCCAGTTGCCGCAGGCGTACTGGTAGAAGTCCGTGCACGGGTCGGCGGTCTTGTCGATGCCGGAGAGATCAAAGCTGATGGGCTGTTTGGGTTCTGCCGTAGGGGCTGAAACCTGCGCAAATGCCGGCAGGGCGCCGAGCAGAAGCGCCGACGCCAGAAGGGTAAGACGCATGGGTACTCCTCAGAGAAAAATCGTTTTTAGAGAATACGCCGCCCCGGAGGGCATGGGTAGGGACGGTGTGTGCGGGAGAAGGGGATTCGCTCAGGATGACAAAAGACAAGAAAGGCAAAAGCAGGTCCTTCCACTGCGCTTCGCCTGGGTCGGGATGACAAAACGAGGAAAGCGCGATGCCCATGTCCGGGAGTTCGGACATGGGGCACACAGAGTGGTGGGTTAGAAGACGCGGAAGTGGATGGTGAGGTACTTCTTCGGGTCGCTGCGGATGGTGTTGACCAGGCTGTTGGAGCTGGTGAGCAGCGTGTTCAGGTTGTTGTAGGCAGCGTCGTCCTTGACCAGTTTGCCAGCGGTGCCTTTGCCCTCATCGATGCCGGAGAGGATGTTGTCGAGGCGGCTGACGGTGTCATCCAGCTTTTTGGCGAAGGCCGGATCCTTGAGCATGAGGCCAAGGCCGCCTTTGCCCGCGTCCGCGTCGGCGAGGATGGAGTTGGCGTGGGCCAGGGTGGCGTTCAGATTGTTGTAGAGCGTGGGATCTTTCAGCAGCTTGCCTGCGGTTCCCTGTCCGCTATCCAGCTCGGTGGTGATGTGCTCAAGCCGTGCGGTGGTGGCGTTGAGGTGGTTGTAGACATCCTCATCCTTGAGCAGTTTGCCGAGCGAGCCCTTGCCGTTGTTCAGGTTCTCAGAGATCTGCTGGAGAGAGCCGACGGCCTTGTTGGCGCGCTGGTAGAGCGAGTCGTCGTAGATGAGCTGGCCGACGGCGCCTTTGCCGCTGGCGATGGTGTCCACGATGCGGTCGAGCTTGGCGAGAATGACGTTCAGGCTCTCGATGGTGCCCTGGCTGGACTTAACGACGTCCTGCAGGTTGGGGGTGTCGAGGGTCTTGAGGATGTCACCGTCCTGGAGCGGCGGTCCGGTCGCGACCTGGCTGTTGAGATCAATGACAGTGTCGCCGAGAACGCCGACGGTGGAGAGGGCAGCGGTGGTGTCGCGGTGGAGCAGCGGAAGGTACTTGGCGTCAATCCGCATGGCGACTTCGACCGGCGTGAGCTTACGCGCGGGGTCATTGACCACGTGGACGGCGGTGACGTTGCCGATGGTGACGCCCTGCAGATTGACCGGAGCGCCTTCCTTCAGGCCCGCCGAGTTATCGAAGTAGACCCTGGCGGAGATTTTTTTGGAGAAGAGGCTGGCGCCCTGCGCACTGGTGAGCAGAAAGATCAGCGTGATCAAGAGAGTGAGCGAGATGAGAACAATCACGCCAACTTTCAACTGCGACCAACGGACTTCCTGGTGGCTGGGCATATCTCTCCTTCATGCTGCAAAACGGATTTCGCTCTTTGGGAGCATTAGACCATGCACCGATCACAGAGGTTGCAGCTTTCCCAGTATGCGATGCGAATTGAAGGCTAAAGGTTTCAATATCAGCGATGTGCAGCGGCGTCCTGACCCTCGACGATCACGGTGGCAAACGCCATGCCGCGGCTGTGCGTGAGTGAGAGATGGACGGCTGTCATGCCCATGACCGTGGCGCGTTCAGCGGCACGGCCGGAGAAATGGAGGGTGGGGCGCTGGCCTGGCAGGCGGCGGACCTCAATCTCCTGCCAGCTGATGCCACGGCTGATGCCGGTGCCGAGCGCCTTGGCTCCGGCTTCCTTGGCGGCAAAGCGGGCGGCGAAGCTTTCTTCGGCGATTTTCTTTCGCTGGCAGTAGGCGATTTCGCCGGGGGTGTAGATGCGGTGGAGAAAACGGTCACCAAAACGGGAGATGCTTTCGCGAATCCGGTCAATCTCAGTGATGTCGGTCCCAATGCCGAGAATCATGCTTTCCATTGTGACACTTGCGTGCCGGGGGTAATGGTTTTCCGACAAGTGCGGGTGATGGGGGCATTTTGCCCGCCGATGTAAAGGCAAGAGGCAGTTGAGCGGGCATGAGCATGCGAGCGATCAAGAGTTACAGCTATGAAGACCAGGGAAGGCTGATGGTCAACCTGACGCGCGCCATCCGGAGGAGCGGCGGTGAGCTGCTGCGGGAAGAGCCACTGAGCGAACATGCCTTTGGACTGGATGTAGAACTGCCGCTGACCCGCATTGTGGAGCTGTATGGCGAACTGGTGCGGTATGGCCTGGAGTTTTCACGATCCGGTCAGTCGGCGCTGGCTGAGCTGTGCACGGTGCAGAAGCATGTACGGTTGCAGCCGGCCTGTGACCTGGTACACCTGCGGCTGGAGGTGAGCCTGCTGCAGGGGGTGAGCCTGGAGTCTCTGTTGGCCGGCCGGGGGCCTGTGGCCTGACACCACAGGCCCTGAGCCTGTACACTGACCGAGGTGCCGCCTATTATCCAAGCACAGAACCTCGGCAAGACCTACCGCTCCGGTAAGCTGGAGGTCCCGGCCCTTCGTAACGTGAATTTTTCCGTTGAGCGTGGCGAGTTTGTGGCCATTGTCGGCCCTTCGGGCTCCGGAAAAAGCACCCTGTTTTATCTGCTGGGTGGCTTGACGCAGGCTACGCACGGCTCCATCAAGATTGACGGGATGGACTTTGCGCAGCTCTCGGATTCTGAGCGCACGAAGCTGCGCCGCTCGCACATCGGCTTTATCTTCCAGCGGTTCAACCTGCTGCCGACGCTGTCGGCGCTGGGCAATATCGAGCTGGCGTATGAGATTGCCGGATTGAAGGAGCCCATGGATCGCGGGCTTCTGGACCACTTGTCGGGTTTGCTGGGAATCAAGGGGCGCCTGGACCATCGTCCGAATGAGCTTTCCGGCGGCGAGCAGCAGCGTGTGGCGATTGCCCGTGCCCTGATTACGCGGCCTTCCATTGTGCTGGCCGATGAGCCGACCGGGAACCTGGACACGAAGAACTCCGATGCAGTGCTGGCGATGCTTCGCCAGTCGTCGAAGGAGATGAACCAGACGGTGATGATGATTACGCACAATCCTGAGGCTGCCCAGATTGCCGACCGTGTGATTACGGTGCGCGATGGCGAGGTGGTCTCCATCGAAGCCGGTAAGGGCTCGATGGAGATTGTGCATAACGCGTATTAGCGGGATAAGAGAGTGAACAAAAAAGCCGGCCATTTGAGGCCGGCTTTTTTGTTTGTGTGCTGATGGGGGTTTGAAGAAAAAGATCCTTCAGGATGACTAGCCGTTCGCCATCTGACCGCTACAACAGCGCACCATCCCACCATCTGGCCACTCCATCATCCAACTGTTTACCAGAGCACGCCGTCGATGGGTTTTTCCATGGGCGGGATGGTTTTCTCGGCGAGGATCTGGCGGAGGTTGACTTCGATGGTGCGGCAGATGGCGGTCAGCGGGATGTCGAAGATGGTGTTGCTGAAGGGATCTTCGAGGTCGGTTCCGATCTTGTTCAGTGCAAGGAAGATGAGACCGACGCCGGTGGAGCCGAAGGGGGTCCACCAGCCGAGGTTGGCGACCATGGCGAGTGGGAGCACGAGGCAGTAGAGATGCACGAACATGCGGGGGAAGTAATCATACTGCCGCGGCATGGGGGTGTTCTTGATGCGTTCGGCGCCGCCCTGGGCGTCGCAGAGGCGGGTGAGGGTCTCGTCCATGTTGCCCCAGCCACGTTCGGTCATATAGCCGGCCATGAAGGCGTCCATGACGAGGAAGCCGATGCGTTTCTGGATTTCGACGGCGACGTTCTTCTCGTTCTTGAGGAGAAGGATCTCTTCCTGTGGAAGGATGTCTTTGAGCTCCCACCAGGGTTCGAGGCCGCGGAGCTGCTGGCGGAGGCAGTTGACCCAGGCAATCTGCAGGTGGACGATCTGCTGCTGGATGTAACGGACGCCCTCGACATCTTCCTCAGCACGCGCGCGGATGTTGGTGACGGCCTGGCGGGCGAGCGAGCGGGAGTTGTTGACGATGGAGCCCCACAGGGTACGGGCCTCCCACCAGCGGCCATAGGCGGAGTTATTGCGGAAGCCGACGATGACGCCGATGGCTGAGCCCAGAAGGCTGAGCGGGATGGCCGGCTGGGCGATCCACTTCATGCCCAGCATCTGGTAGGCGATCACGACGAGGGCGTCGAAGCCGAACAGCAGCGCCAGAGGCAAGCCGATGTACTTTGCCATCTGGCGCAGCGGTGGATGGTTGATGGTGATCAAGCACCGGCTCCGAGTGTGGATTCGAATTTGTTCTTCTGTTCGTTGAAGATTTTTACGTCGCCGTGTTCGATGTCATAGACCCAGCCGCCGACGGAGAGCTCTCCGCGGGCGATGGCGCCGGCAACGGAGGGGTGTGTGCGGGCGTGGTTCATCTGCATGAGCACGTTCTGCTCTGTGAGGCTGGGCAGCATCGCATCCGGGGTAGCGATCTCTTTGGCGACGCTGAGGGCGGCCTCGGCGTTGCGCAGCCAGCGGCGTACGGTGGGTAGCTTTTCGAGCGACTCGGGCTTGAGCAGGGCCTTCATGGCTCCGCAGTCGGAGTGTCCGCAGATGACGACGTGCTGCACCTTGAGGGCGGAGACGGCGTATTCGATCACCGAAGAGATGCCGCCGACCATTTCACCGTAAGGGGGCACCATGTTGCCGACGTTGCGGCTGACGAAGATGTCGCCGGGGCCGGACTGGGTGATCAGCTCCGGGTCAATGCGGGAGTCAGAGCAGGTGATGACCAGGGTGTGCGGTGTTTGCGGCTTGTTGGCCGCCTCAATGTACTCCTGCTGGTGCTTAGGGTAGACCTCGGTCTGAAACTTGTGGATGCCGTACTTGAGGTGTTCGCGGACGTCCATGGGTGCTCCTTGGGGAATGGCTTGTTTTTGACTTGCCCCATCTTAGATGACAGCCGTGTCCGTGGTGTTGATGGGATGAAAGAGGAGCGGAAAGGCACATGCGGGGTCTCCGCGGGGCTTCGTCTTCAGCCGGGATGACACGTGGATTGGAGAAAAGCAGATTCTTTCAGGATGAGAAATCATTTCTAAATATATTTCTAAATAAACGATTTGCTTCAGCAGTGTCATCCATACAAATCCTGCACAGGTACGTGCAATCAGGCACTTGCAGGAGAGAATCTGCACAGAACGCGTCCAAAGAGCAGGAGGCGGATATGGCATTCGTCACCGACAAAGCGGAGCTGAAGCCGGGCCTGATTATCTTTAGGCGCGGCGATGTGGAGCACCGGCAGTGGTACTGCCGGATGAAGATTCCGAAGGCTGACCGGTATAAGACGGTATCGCAGAAGACAACGGACATGGATGTAGCGCGTGACCGTGCCTTTGATCAAGATGCGGATATCCGGTTCCGGCTTAAGCATGATGTACCTGTCTTCAACCATCCCTTTCGCGAAGTTGGTAGGGAGTACCTGCTCACACAGGAGGCGCGAGCACAGCATGGAGAGATCAGCGCGGCGCGTCCGAAGAAGGTCCGTGCCGTCATCGAAGGAACTCTGGATCGATATGTCGGTTCGACGCAGGTTCATCTGATCGGGGATGAGCTTTGGAGCGGTTACCCGACATGGCGGCGGGAGAACGGCGTTGGCCGCAACAAGCGGAATGGTGTCCGTGAGGTGACGGCGGAGATGGCCGAGGCTTTCGCTAAGAATGAGGCCGAACGCCGCACCAAGGTTCAGCACACTCGGCAAGATTCGGGTGCTGAGACCGATTGAAGTCGCTCCTTCCAAAGACACGATCGTTCCCTTCATCAGTGATGCGACGATCCGTTTTGAGATGTCGATCTTTGGAGCGGTGATGAACTTCGCCATCAAGAAGCGCTATGTTCCAGCAAGCCAGAGATTCGATGAGCGTCCTAAGCTGAAGTCAATGAGACGCGATGGGTTCACGCTGGAGGAGTACCGCAAGCTTCATACGGCCGGTCGTAGATGGATCGCCAAGGCGGATAAGCCTTCGAGTATCTGGTATCGGATGGCGACCTACAACCTGATCCTGATTGCTTGCAATACAGGGATGCGACCGATCGAGATGAAGAACCTGCGGTGGCGCGACATCATGCCATCACGATCAAGGTGTTTCAATCCACGCGGCCCGTGTGGGCCGCGAAGTCGGCTGCATATGCGCGCAGGCTAAAGCGTGGGGGGCAATCCACGCGGCCCGTGTGGGCCGCGAAGTCGGTAAAGCCCTCCTCAGAGCACAGGGTTTGCCCGTTTCAATCCACGCGGCCCGTGTGGGCCGCGATATGACGAGAGCATCATGTACGAGACCAGCGATGAGTTTCAATCCACGCGGCCCGTGTGGGCCGCGATTCAAGCTCCAATTCCTTGATTTTGCTCATCTTTGTTTCAATCCACGCGGCCCGTGTGGGCCGCGATCTGCCCGAACCATGGCGGCATCGTTCATCGACCCTGGTTTCAATCCACGCGGCCCGTGTGGGCCGCGATGCTGACTGCCAGACTGCGTCACAATCCGTTTTAGTTTCAATCCACGCGGCCCGTGTGGGCCGCGATCATATCCGGTTGGAGCGGCCTGCGTCTGACTGTTGTTTCAATCCACGCGGCCCGTGTGGGCCGCGATGCCGTACGGGACGAGCTTAAACTTTCCCTCGCTCACGTTTCAATCCACGCGGCCCGTGTGGGCCGCGATCGATTAGCCCTCAGAGGCTCCGGGAATGCGTTCGGTTTCAATCCACGCGGCCCGTGTGGGCCGCGATGTGCCAGTCATAGCCCGGCGTATCGGACTTGTCGTTTCAATCCACGCGGCCCGTGTGGGCCGCGATCGGAGCCAGCGGTCTGTTTTACCGGTGAGCCTCAGTTTCAATCCACGCGGCCCGTGTGGGCCGCGATATCAACAGGGTTTCTGGTTACAGGGAGCAGGAGTTGTTTCAATCCACGCGGCCCGTGTGGGCCGCGATACGGCAAGCTGAATCCATGCCTGAGTTTTTTCATCGTTTCAATCCACGCGGCCCGTGTGGGCCGCGATAGCGATTCAGGCTCAAGTGGCCACCGCACAGTACGTTTCAATCCACGCGGCCCGTGTGGGCCGCGATCCGAACAACAGCACCGTCGTGCCCAACCAGGTGGTGTTTCAATCCACGCGGCCCGTGTGGGCCGCGATAGTCCAGCACGGATTCAAGACACGTGCCGAAAGAGTTTCAATCCACGCGGCCCGTGTGGGCCGCGATTTACCCTGGGCGAGCAAACTATCGTACTTGCTCTTGTTTCAATCCACGCGGCCCGTGTGGGCCGCGATTAGAAGCTATCGAGTTCTTAGGTGGTGCTCCGATTGTTTCAATCCACGCGGCCCGTGTGGGCCGCGATGGATGACATTGCGCGGCATCGGTTGATTCAAGGTGTTTCAATCCACGCGGCCCGTGTGGGCCGCGATGCTAGATAAAGACGTAGTAAATTCCTATCGTATGTTTCAATCCACGCGGCCCGTGTGGGCCGCGATGCGAGCGGCCGGTGTTGGTGAGCCTGATAGAAAAGTGGGTTTCAATCCACGCGGCCCGTGTGGGCCGCGATGCTCGGGGGACGCCATGGCCAGCAACCGTTTCAGTTTCAATCCACGCGGCCCGTGTGGGCCGCGATGCATCACCGGTAAGCCTCTTCAAGACAAAAGCTGTTTCAATCCACGCGGCCCGTGTGGGCCGCGATGATCGACTTCAAAGCCCGGCAGAAAATCAAACGGTGTTTCAATCCACGCGGCCCGTGTGGGCCGCGATATGCTTCTCTCTGCTAGCGTGGCGGTTGCTGCTATGGTTTCAATCCACGCGGCCCGTGTGGGCCGCGATTTTGCTTGTCGGGCATGAATAGCCCTGTGTGGTTGTGTTTCAATCCACGCGGCCCGTGTGGGCCGCGATTTGAGGTTGAGCTTCGCCCCATCGATGCGACGGGTGTTTCAATCCACGCGGCCCGTGTGGGCCGCGATTCCTTGACGTCTGTAAGGCACTGAAGATTTCGAGGTTTCAATCCACGCGGCCCGTGTGGGCCGCGATAAGCTCGCGAACATCTCAGTTGCCGCCTCGCTGGAGTTTCAATCCACGCGGCCCGTGTGGGCCGCGATGTAGCCGTCGAGCATATTCATCCGCCACATCGCCGTTTCAATCCACGCGGCCCGTGTGGGCCGCGATCTTCACGCAGCTCGACAACCTGACCAGCCAGCAGCGCAGTTTCAATCCACGCGGCCCGTGTGGGCCGCGATGGCGAGCGTGCTAAGTTGCGCTTGCGCCAGATCTTAGGATGGCACATTCGCGGAAGGGGTTCCAGTGAAGAGGGGAACGCAGGCTTGCGTCCTCCTGCTTTGCGCTCAACGCTGTATTTGCCGTAACTTCCTGCAATCGCGAACCTATCGGGTAGTTCGTGATCGCTTCCGGTTCGCGCAGGCCGTTCTATTCGATTGAAAGAGGGAGGCAGGTTCAGAGAATGAGCGGGCCTTGCGGGTCGTAGGACGGTTTGGCGCCGATGTGTTCTACCCTGCGCTTCCATTCGTTGCCCAGGAAGTAAAAGCGGAGGCTGTCCTCCTCAGGCGCGATCTCCGTGAGGAGATCGGCGCGGAAGCGAACCCATTGTGCGGCGTCGACCAGGCACTCGAAGACGGAGTTCTGGACACGCTGCCCGCGATCTTCGCACAGGCGGGCGACGCGGCGCAAACGGCGACGGCCGGCTTCTTCGCGTGTGCTGACGTCATAGCTGACCAATACGAGCATGGGAAATTATCTCCAGAGAAATGCGGGATAGGCATCGAGCCCTCCGCGAACGTAGCGGGCCAGCAGCAGTGCCTGCGTGTAGGGAATGAGGCCGAGCGGGATTCGTTCGTTGAGGAAGGGATGCTCAATTTCTTCCTGTTTGCGCGTTTGCCATGCGGCGATGACCTGCTTGCGGGTGGCTTCTTCCAAAAGGGTCGCTCCACTGTCCTGGATGGTGAAGCCGGAGGCCTGCACCTGTCGACGGTTGATCAGCGTGAGTGCGAGGCGGTCTGCGAGGGGAGAACGAAGTTCCTCCATCATGTCGAGTGCGAGGCTTGGTCGGCCGGGACGGTCGGCATGCAGGAAACCGACGGCGGGATCGAGGCCGACGCTTTCCAGTGCCGACTCGATATCATGCCGGAGCAGGGCGTAGATAAAGCTGAGAAGGGCGTTGGTGCGATCGAGGGGAGGCCGACGCGAGCGTCCTTGAAAGCGGAAGGCATCGCGGTCGCCGTTGATCATGGAGTCGAATGCAGAGAAGTATTCCTGACCGGCGAGTCCTTCGTGTCCGCGTGCGATTTCGATATTGTCCGCGCGGGAGGCGTCGAGGCCGATCCACTGCAGGCGTTTTGCGGCGTCGCGGAGAGTTTCACTTCGTTGCGGGTCAGAGGTCTCGCGTGCCGCCCGTAGTAACACGGTGCGGCTGTTGGCGATCTTTGCAGTAACGGTCATTCGGACCGCGGGCAGAGCGCCCTCAGCTCCGTCGCACAGCCGGTACTGCTGGCGTCGTAAGAGAACATTGCCGGAGACCGGCCCCTGGATGCGCGCAAGAAAGCGGCCCTGCTCTGTAAGAAAGGAGATGCCGACACCGCTTTCACAGCAGAGTGACAGCACCGGAGGTGAGCAGGAGACCTGTCCCCAGCAGACCAGGCCCTCCAGCGTGTGTACGGGAATGCGGAGCTTCGTCTCGTGGTCAACTTTGACGGAGACGGTTTCGCCATCGCGATGAAGGTAGGCGCCTTGTGTCATGACATGCAGCGTGTTCAGGAGCTTGCGCATTTGGGCCTACTCCTCGGTCCGCAATGATCGAAGCTGCGCCGTCCGCCAACGGTTTTCTACGGCAGCGTTGCCAGTGGCTTGCGGTAGACACAGATGGTTGAGAGAACAGTTGCGGCAATGTGGCCCGGGAATGGGGGCGGGTGTGATGCGGTTGCGATAGAGGTGGTGCATCTGTTGCGCCAGATCTTCTGTGCGCGAGCGTAATTGTGCGGAGAAGGTGACGTCCATGCGACGGCGAGGTTCTCCGTAGAAGATGGCACCTGCGGGGACATCGGTCTGGAGCATCTCTTCCAGGCAAAGCGCCTGTGCGCAGAGCTGAACCAGGTCGCAATCGTTTGGCTTGCGCTTGCCGCGCTTGTATTCGACGGGGAAGGGTAGAGGGTTGAATTCGACAATGTCGGCACGGCCGGAGAGGGCGAGACGCCGACTCTCCAGAAGCATGCCGCGCACGGTGCGGAGGTCGTGCCGTCGCGTTTGGCCTGGCAGGTCTGCGCGCTCATGCAGCAGGCTGCCTTCGGCGGTAAGGCGGTTTTCTGCCCAGGCCTGTTCCAGATGGATGAGCGCCCATTGGCGCGGACAGAAGGCAAGATGCTGCAGCCCGCTGATCGGAAGAGACTCGTCGAGCTGCAGATCCGGCTGCATGGTTGGCTTACACGTAGCGCCAGGCGGTAACGCCGGGTAGCGCTTCTGTATCTTCGGTGGGAGCCGTGATGCCGGCGGCTTCGTATTCGGCAAAGCTGCGAGCGGTGGGAACGCTGGGCAACTTTACGGAGTCGAGTACCTTGTGGGCTGGCGCATTGCCGAGTTCGTCCTTGTGTTCGAAGAGCCAGAGGCCGCGCACGGCCATTTCGCCGCGGGTAGCGGAGCGGTCGTGGTCGAAGAGGTTGGTCAGGGCGTTCAACAGGGTTCCCATGTCATGGCGGGTGAACTGCATCTGCTTTGCCAGGAAGGGTGAGACGAAACCGTGCATACGGTAGAGGCCATAGGCGACGCCGTGCTTGCGGCCCATCTGTCCGCTCGCAGCTTTCTCTTCGCCGCTCTCGTCGGTTACGGCTTCGCCACCTGCGTCGCCGGGATTGGTGAGGGCGACACGAGTGATGGTGTGGGCGATGCTGGTGATGGGGTCAATGGAGGTAGCGAAGCCAAACTGGACGGGGCCGCGGACCTGGCCGCAGTTCCAGAGCCTGGTCTGACCCTTGGCTTTTTTTCCTGTGTTGATGGCTGCGTCTGCTTCAATCTCGGCTTTGCCGGTTGTCATGACGGCGCCGAAGGTGCGGACGTCAAAGTAGTTGGCGCACATCCATGTGCGTGCCGCATCCACGGACTTGCCGTCCGGCTCGATGCCAAGAGCCTTGTACGCAGAGCGCTGCTCGTTGGCAAGGATGCCGCGTTCTTTTACGTAGATGTTGTTCGGCGATTCGAAGTTACGTGTCAGGCCGACGAAGTTACGGATCTTGCGCTTAATGGCGACGTCAGTCACCAGGCCGTGGCCGGTCTCCGGGTCCACGCGCGGAGCGTTGTCAGCGTCCGGATCGCCATTGGGGTTGCCGTGGCGCACATCGAACAGAAGGACGATTTCGTAGCGCTTATCCAGCACGGTGGGTTGAGAGAAGTCAGGACGGCTCATGCAATGGTCTCCTCGGTGGAATCGGTTGATGGTTCTGCGGAGGCTTGGGGGACGGTCTGATCGCTTTTACGGAAGAAAGTTTGGCGCTGGTGGTAGTAACCAAGAGCGAAGCGGCCTTGCTGTTCCAGGGAGAGCACGGCGGAGAAGCCGTCGAGATTGAGGCCGTCGATGATTTCGCCCAGGAGCTTGTCCAGATTGGTAGCCCGACCGGGCAGCTTGCGGCCAGCCTTCGAGAGATGATGCTGGGCTGTTTGCATCAACTGGGGGAAGACGACACCGGGGCGGGTCGAGGCGGCTCCAAAGGTCCTGTCCACCAGGGTGCGATTCAGGTTGCTTCCCTGGGCAGCGGTTTGGAGATTTTCCAGCACTGCCAGCAGGCGGCCAAGCAGGTAAGGTGGGTCTTTCGATTCGCGATCAAGACTCATGGGATAGGTTCTCTCTTTCTCAACGGCAGAGTCGGGTGTGGTGTTCTTCCGTGGAACAAGGCTTTGGAAGTAGAGGTGAAGCAGGGCCGCACGCTCTGCGGAGACGGCTCGTTCCGCACGGTTACGCGCGACGATGGTTGATAGAAAACTGCGGGAGAGCCTGCCGCCGAAGAGCGCATGCAGCCAAAGTTCGGTGGCGGCCTCCGGGGGCAGACGGTCGCGTTCGCCGTTGAGCACCATGCTTCCCAACAGACGGAAGAGCGGCAGAGGTTCCGCGGTGTCGTAGCGGTCTACGTTGATGGCGCGGAAAAAGTGCATCAGGTTCTGCGCCACTTCTCCTACGGTGCCGGCATGAAGACGGCGAACAGAAGCACGACCTTGCGCTCCGGTCACGATGAGGCAGTAGAACCCGGAGGAGTCGTTGAGTAAGAACTCGCTGCCTTTGTGTGGAGAAACCAGCAACTCCAGAACGCTCCTGGGATCGGTGTTGAGGGAGGAGAGGAAGCTGGGCAACTCGCTTTGCCCCTCTGCCCAGTACACGGCGGTGGTGTCTCCGTTCAACACCAGGCTCAATGGCTTCAGCTTGAGACCGGATGGGGTTTCATACTGCGCGCGCGTCAGGCGGCGTAGGGCCTCAGTGTAGGCGGTCATGCACTCGTTGCAGACGGGAGCGTTCTCATTGCCGCTGAGGCCGTACTTCTCGAAGGCATTG
Protein-coding regions in this window:
- a CDS encoding MlaD family protein, which encodes MPSHQEVRWSQLKVGVIVLISLTLLITLIFLLTSAQGASLFSKKISARVYFDNSAGLKEGAPVNLQGVTIGNVTAVHVVNDPARKLTPVEVAMRIDAKYLPLLHRDTTAALSTVGVLGDTVIDLNSQVATGPPLQDGDILKTLDTPNLQDVVKSSQGTIESLNVILAKLDRIVDTIASGKGAVGQLIYDDSLYQRANKAVGSLQQISENLNNGKGSLGKLLKDEDVYNHLNATTARLEHITTELDSGQGTAGKLLKDPTLYNNLNATLAHANSILADADAGKGGLGLMLKDPAFAKKLDDTVSRLDNILSGIDEGKGTAGKLVKDDAAYNNLNTLLTSSNSLVNTIRSDPKKYLTIHFRVF
- the acpS gene encoding holo-ACP synthase, yielding MESMILGIGTDITEIDRIRESISRFGDRFLHRIYTPGEIAYCQRKKIAEESFAARFAAKEAGAKALGTGISRGISWQEIEVRRLPGQRPTLHFSGRAAERATVMGMTAVHLSLTHSRGMAFATVIVEGQDAAAHR
- a CDS encoding ABC transporter ATP-binding protein, with product MPPIIQAQNLGKTYRSGKLEVPALRNVNFSVERGEFVAIVGPSGSGKSTLFYLLGGLTQATHGSIKIDGMDFAQLSDSERTKLRRSHIGFIFQRFNLLPTLSALGNIELAYEIAGLKEPMDRGLLDHLSGLLGIKGRLDHRPNELSGGEQQRVAIARALITRPSIVLADEPTGNLDTKNSDAVLAMLRQSSKEMNQTVMMITHNPEAAQIADRVITVRDGEVVSIEAGKGSMEIVHNAY
- a CDS encoding bestrophin family protein translates to MITINHPPLRQMAKYIGLPLALLFGFDALVVIAYQMLGMKWIAQPAIPLSLLGSAIGVIVGFRNNSAYGRWWEARTLWGSIVNNSRSLARQAVTNIRARAEEDVEGVRYIQQQIVHLQIAWVNCLRQQLRGLEPWWELKDILPQEEILLLKNEKNVAVEIQKRIGFLVMDAFMAGYMTERGWGNMDETLTRLCDAQGGAERIKNTPMPRQYDYFPRMFVHLYCLVLPLAMVANLGWWTPFGSTGVGLIFLALNKIGTDLEDPFSNTIFDIPLTAICRTIEVNLRQILAEKTIPPMEKPIDGVLW
- a CDS encoding carbonic anhydrase translates to MDVREHLKYGIHKFQTEVYPKHQQEYIEAANKPQTPHTLVITCSDSRIDPELITQSGPGDIFVSRNVGNMVPPYGEMVGGISSVIEYAVSALKVQHVVICGHSDCGAMKALLKPESLEKLPTVRRWLRNAEAALSVAKEIATPDAMLPSLTEQNVLMQMNHARTHPSVAGAIARGELSVGGWVYDIEHGDVKIFNEQKNKFESTLGAGA
- the cas2 gene encoding CRISPR-associated endonuclease Cas2; translation: MLVLVSYDVSTREEAGRRRLRRVARLCEDRGQRVQNSVFECLVDAAQWVRFRADLLTEIAPEEDSLRFYFLGNEWKRRVEHIGAKPSYDPQGPLIL
- the cas1c gene encoding type I-C CRISPR-associated endonuclease Cas1c, encoding MRKLLNTLHVMTQGAYLHRDGETVSVKVDHETKLRIPVHTLEGLVCWGQVSCSPPVLSLCCESGVGISFLTEQGRFLARIQGPVSGNVLLRRQQYRLCDGAEGALPAVRMTVTAKIANSRTVLLRAARETSDPQRSETLRDAAKRLQWIGLDASRADNIEIARGHEGLAGQEYFSAFDSMINGDRDAFRFQGRSRRPPLDRTNALLSFIYALLRHDIESALESVGLDPAVGFLHADRPGRPSLALDMMEELRSPLADRLALTLINRRQVQASGFTIQDSGATLLEEATRKQVIAAWQTRKQEEIEHPFLNERIPLGLIPYTQALLLARYVRGGLDAYPAFLWR
- the cas4 gene encoding CRISPR-associated protein Cas4, with the protein product MQPDLQLDESLPISGLQHLAFCPRQWALIHLEQAWAENRLTAEGSLLHERADLPGQTRRHDLRTVRGMLLESRRLALSGRADIVEFNPLPFPVEYKRGKRKPNDCDLVQLCAQALCLEEMLQTDVPAGAIFYGEPRRRMDVTFSAQLRSRTEDLAQQMHHLYRNRITPAPIPGPHCRNCSLNHLCLPQATGNAAVENRWRTAQLRSLRTEE
- the cas7c gene encoding type I-C CRISPR-associated protein Cas7/Csd2 translates to MSRPDFSQPTVLDKRYEIVLLFDVRHGNPNGDPDADNAPRVDPETGHGLVTDVAIKRKIRNFVGLTRNFESPNNIYVKERGILANEQRSAYKALGIEPDGKSVDAARTWMCANYFDVRTFGAVMTTGKAEIEADAAINTGKKAKGQTRLWNCGQVRGPVQFGFATSIDPITSIAHTITRVALTNPGDAGGEAVTDESGEEKAASGQMGRKHGVAYGLYRMHGFVSPFLAKQMQFTRHDMGTLLNALTNLFDHDRSATRGEMAVRGLWLFEHKDELGNAPAHKVLDSVKLPSVPTARSFAEYEAAGITAPTEDTEALPGVTAWRYV